The DNA segment gaagtgtcctaatttttttttcatagttgcaGTAATTGTAGGTGCTGTTTGAATATATACTGGCACTTAGCAGTCTACAATGAACTAAATAAGCTACGGCACAAAGCTTTTTGCAAAAATCTATTACCCAATGAAGTGCCCACAAAATTATTCTATTTTGCCACTGTGTATGACATAACTCAAGAACTATAATGGCTACACACAGACCAATGACATACTCGAAATCTGCTTGTAATTCCATATAAGTGGATGGATTTTCAAATCTTCAGTAcaaatacttaaaaaaaaagtttttttcgaGGCGCGTTTCCCCTTAATTGTCTATCACCATTAACACTGTTTCATCAACAAAGCCTCAAGTCTTACGTTTGTCTCGCTGTCCCGTATGAGGAAGTCCCCATCGACCGCATGGTCATTGAGCACCTGGTCACACTGGGAGCGAGAGATGCTGCCAAAGTACCACTCCTTGGCATGCAGCTCAGGCCGTGGCGCTATGGCTGGCTGCGGCACAGGTGTTGAAGGCTTGGGTGTGGTCGATGCCGACGCTGGAGTCGCCACCACCACCTGGGAAGAATGTCATAGCTTGCTCAGTACCCGCCATATCATTGCAATTATTCCTCCACTATCCGAAATGAATACCGAAAGAAAAGCTAACGACCACGAAGAGGCTTAGTATATAAAAAGCTCAAATGAAAGACCATGAGTATGGATCACAACTTCAAATCatcagctgcaaaaaaaaaaaaaaaaaaaaaagacagaacacTAATGAAGATGCAGCATACACATTGCACAAAAGGCTACTTGAAACGACTAACTTTTTCCCCAAGATGAAAAGACAACTCAGTGGCACACTTTTCCAATGACAATGGTTTCATTGTTTCTTACTGGGGGGATCAAATGAATGAAGAAACACTGGAGAAGTTATGTGGTCATTCGAGGTTACTAGGTTGATAATGGAGCAAATGCTcccttatgttgaattccaatggcggaatcggagcagccgacggactcggCGAGTGAGCattcgactctggcgtagagcaatgCCTCCGAATCCgtgagtggaacacaacctgcgccgccggagcaaggcggaagcggaacttatATCGTCGAGTTACCCAaagccttgcgtgttgtcatttccttccgctgtttgctgccagcaccgccgcaccggtcacttgtctcttaaGCGCCATTCACCTGTCGTTTCTTTAAAAGTGCAGAATGGATATCTTGCCAAGTGTGCAGCAGCTTGCTTCCttgcgagtcgtgaccggtggcacctcccagcagacaaacatGGTAAAgaaaatacgtcacgcagagttccggtccactccgccgattttggcggagcatctttttctgctccacggagttactcccgctctgaatccactccgactttctcattggaacaaacttgccccgaaacaagcagaaaaacttgctccgactccgccattggaattcaacattagatcTACTGTTTGAAGCTGGTTGAGGCCAAGAACTTTTCGAACAACCTTCATAGCTTGCCTAGCGAGTGCAGAAGCGCTGTGTAGTTTGGAGACATGAATCTGAGATCAAGTTGCATGCCAAGGAACTGCACACAACAGTTTTGTTATGCTTCCACAGAAGCATAGGATCTACCAGAGGCAAAAATTGGGTAATTTGCATCCATTTTGGCTCTTTTAACCTTCAAGGCTGGAGTAGGAAGTGATATTTTGTCACGTCACTGGCTAGatttacataaaaaaaatatgctttgttagaacagagagagagaaaacacttaTTTCTTGTGATGCTTGGCCTGCATAACAGTTATAGATAAATGTTGGTGGTGCATTGCATGAAGACAAAGAAAATGGATAGGTGCAGCCTTATGccttcattataaaatatgagaTTATCAGTAGCAAACTACTTcactaaacacacacacagacacacaaacacacacacacacacacacacacacacacacacacacacacacacacacacacacacacacacacacacacacacacacaatggtaacttttcttttttgtgccctTCACATAAGTATACATTACAGATCATAAAATAATTGGGACATACAAGCCCAGATAGGAAAAGGTAGTTCCATGCCAGAGGCATTCAAATGTACAAATAAGAATGAATGCAGAGGACATCGTCACAAGGCATCGCGATTGCACCTACCTGCACATAGTTTTTGGGCACCAGACCAGTGTCACCTGACTGGTTGCGTGCTTTCCACCAGTCAGGGTCGTTCTCTGGCTTCTCTATCACCTCGAGCTGCTCGCCCTTGGTAAAGCTGAGCTCTTCCTCATTTTGCGAGGCAAAGCTGTACAGAGCTACCACCGTCTCCAGCACCACAGGCCCATCAGTTGGTGTGGCCGCCTCATCTGGGCTGGACGCTTCCTCCTGAAATGCGCCAACAGTTGTTTTGCTCTGCAAGCCAGGCGGGACTGCCTGCTGCAATACCttctctaaaaaaattaaattccggggttttacacgccaaaaccacaTTATGATAATGAGGCACCCTGTAGCAGGGatctccaaattaattttgaccacctcgggcttttttaacatgcacctaactcCAATGGTACATTCGGACGGTCACTACCGCGCACCGACTCAGACTGCAATGATGCAGAGCCCGTTCTTGATCAGAGCCAGCGAAAGCGCGGCCAAGCGGACCATGCAGCCACTCACCAGATCAATCATAGGCCGGAAGAGAAAATGCATCAGCACTTCTGTTGTAAACAAACAATATGCACATGCTCCTTGGCATCGACACGCAAGCTGCCATCACAGATGCCACACTATCAATAAAAGCTGCAGGAGCCACATGACCGGAACTCCGCCAGATCTCGGTTGCGCTCCCAGGTCGAAGGTGAGAGTACCTCCGAGCACACAGAAAGAACCAGCCAAATGTGTACCGCGCACTGAATTTTGACCAGCCAAATGTAACGCACGCCGCCAGAGCGATCTGGAGGGCTCAAAAATGAATAGTAGAATTCACTATAAGTATACAGGCATTTATCCGCCCCACCCCCGTTGAAATACAGCTGCTGTGGacggagtcaaacccacgacctcgagctcagctgcGCAATGCCATAGCTACTGCCTACTGTCATTGTACAGGCGGCACAAAATGTAAACAGAGAACAGAGCTGTGGTTTAACTGTATTCATGCGCAAGTTACTAAAATGTTGAAAATTCATTAGCTTGTGCGTGTTGCATACAAGCCCAATACGATTCACAGCTTCCATTGCATGTGTAAATGTATTTTGACCAAAGCATCCTACTGTGTCCAATTTGCTTTTTTGCACTGCCTAAAACATGTGCACTGATGCCATGCAAGGGTACTTGTGCAACACAAACATCACTCAAAATTTTGGTCTGGGCTAGTCTCATTGCCCAAATGGATACAAAAAATGGCACAAGACCCATGGGTTCAGAGAGAGAAAATGGGTCAAAGACTCGTTTTTCTTATCAACCCAAAGCAGTAAGTAGATCACCAAGTGAGTTTCGGTTCAAGTAGACGGCAATGGCATTGTGCATTTTAATTTATCCTGCCATCTAGTTAGAATTTAGTTGAAGTATGGTAGGCAAGTGCTTGTGGTCAACAGACAGTATGTGAGACATGAAACAAAATATAACAAAATTACAGGTGTGGATCACTACACTTGACCAAAGGTACGGCGCGGTCTATTGTTAATGGGAACACACAAGCATGAGGCATCAGTAGACTTCTTTAAGTCCTATACTGCCCCACAATACAGAGGTGTCTTGGATGGCTGCAGTGCACTCTAATGGTTTGTTGCACTATAGAAACCAAGCTTGCTTTGACCACAAGGAAAGGCAGGCAGTGTGTGCCAGCTGATGATATTGCAAACCATTCCTGTCATGTTTGTCTAATCACACAAACATATTTACGAAATTACGGTGTTACAGCATTCCACTGTCAGAGAAAGCATGTTGGTGCGGTACTGTCAAATAGAGCGGCGCTGCGACCATCCATGACATGCTTTACTAGACCTGTCCATGAACTACAGGAGAACGAGACCACCCAAGCATTTGTTAACATCTTGCAAGCGAAGCTCTAGGTGTGGGTGACACGAGCAGGCATGCCGACGAGATTGAGAGTTGGGGCGTCCGTTCCACTTTGCGACCCCTGATGAAATTAGTCCCGTAACGATGCACAAGTGAAGAGGAAACGTAACAAGGCCACTGGCATCCCTACTCGGGAGCCTGGGGAAGCGCACCTGGACGTAGTTTGATGGGAACCATCCTAGGCGGCCGCAGTGCTCGcccttccaccagccgtcgctgGACTTCTCCATGACGAGCACGCGACCGCCTTTAACGAGCGAGATCTCGTCGGCCTGCTTGGCCTCATAGTTGTAACGGACCAGCGCCGTGCCGCAGGCCTCGGCCGggcccccgccgccgccgcccggcTCGTCTGCGGCCACGGGCGACGAGGCCGGCGACAGCTTGGCCTCGCTGCGCTTGCGCACCCGGCGCCGGATGCTGTCGAAGAGCGACGGTTTCTCGCGCTTCACGTAGTTGGACGGCACGAAGCCGGCCTGGCGCTGCGCGTTCTGCACCTTCCACCAGTGCTTGCTGTCGTCCAGCAGCACCAGGCGCTCGTGCTTGCGCAGGCTCAGCTCCTGGCTGCCCTGGGCCACGTAGTCGTACTTGGCCACCACGTACGTCTCCTCGTTACCGGCCTTCCCTGGGACGACCACACCAGCATCGCGGGAGGGATCAATGACGGCCGCCGTCACCACCATCCCTGTGGTGGTCCACATGCACTGCTCACCGGACTTGGAGTTCGACATCTTCGGGCGCGATGCGGGCCCCCGCCGGGAATGGGCGCAATTGTTGATAAGGTAATAAATACTAGCCTAAAAGCACCGATTTTAGTCGCATCTTAGTCCTAACCATCACTGAGATTCATGACACTCCGGGAAGCGGAGGAGGCAACAACTCTCCGACGGCGCCCAGACGGGAATTCGCGGGAGAGCACGAGAGCCGTGCGAGACCTACAGTGCTTCCTAGACAAATACGGGAAATGGAAGTCGAGCAAGCCAAGCCAACCGCAGCAAACGTGCTGCGGAGAAACCATGGGAGAAAGGTccaaaaaaatacaaaaagacgCGATTGCTACGGCCCCTCATGACAGCAAAGAAAGTAACCGTCTTGGAGGCAATAATTGAAATTGCTTCATTGTTAGTTTTGACCCTACATGTGCAAGCCATGTATAAACATTTGCGCAAGCGACTCTGCAGCTGCGCTTTCACTTCCACAATTTTTACTGTGAATTTAGTACTTTAGCATTTATTAATTTAGCATTCAGTAAATTTAGTATTTTAATTGATTTTTGTAAAAGAGCACACAAATTCGGTGCCGAATATGCATGGTAAAGTGCTaggcattctaaaaaaaaataaatttattcCGCTAGATAAAGTTTTCTAGTCTTACATCACCTTTCCGCGGAGTGCTGAGCATGAAAGTCACCTGAAGTGACAGTAGGGGGCAGGGGGGTGTGTCAGCTTCGCCACTCTAGCTTCGCTTTCCCCATTTTCCCCACGCTTTTCCTTCCCTACCTTACTGCACCTTTCTGCATAACTTTGCCGTTGCGCACGCTTTACACGCACAcgttacacacacacaaagaagagATTAAGTGGTAAAGAAGGAAGCGCTTTTCCGACATTCCCAGTCGACGTGTGCTTGCATTATTATTAACTTGTCTGCTTTGCTACATAATATATAGACCGGAGGAATTATGAGCGCCGACAGATACGCCAACGGGGCACCCAGAGAGCTTGCCGCGTCGTGGCGCCTGGTGAGAGTGTGGTATCTTTCCAGCTGAAGGCTATGGGCCGATGGTCGACGATGCCGACGATGCCTGCTTGCGCTGGTACGACCGTTGCTTCCGCGAACGATAGTGTTGCTAGTTCGCTTTGCTGACCACCGCGCCATGCACGCCTGGATCAGGCAGTGTCCCGCCGGCTTGACGGTATGACGACGCAAGCGAGCGAATGGAACTGCGATCTACTAGCACAGTCGCTGAGCGACTGTCTCAGTCCGCACGACCTGAACCTCAACTTGTACAACTTTGACCAGAATGATGCCTCCGACTGCCCATATGTGCTGACCAGCCCGCGGTCGCTGGAAGCATGTGCCAACCAAGGCGTCAAGGTGAGAATCAAACTCAGGGTCATGCTCCCGGGCAATCCAATAGTCCACCTTAATTGATGTGTGCGCAGCCGGTCGAGCTGTTGCCGAGGCTCTTCGAGGAGTTTGCGGAGGAGCTCGCACCCGGGGTATCACCGGACGAGGCTCGGCGGCTCTTCGAGCAGGCTGAGCGTGAGCGCACCGCGAAGTTGGCCCGGTGCCGGCGCGAACGAGAGGCCCTCATCCGCTTGGACCGGCTCCGTCGCCGCCGGTCACTGTCCCTGTCTCCCGGGAGCCGTGTCGTGCAACGCCGGAGCGGCACCAGACCGCTCGGGGTGCTCCTGTCGTCAGGTAAGTGCTTGCGTACATCAAAAATCTAGACAAGTATTTATTACTGTAGCCATCACAAAAGTCTCCTGAAAGGCAGCCCTGCAGCACCTAGCCATTGCTGAACCTCGCTTCATTAGCGAAGTGCAGCAAGAGCAAGGCATACTAACAATGCTCATTTTGAAGATGAGACACGTCACAGAGGAATGTTCGGAAAAGAGCCTGCAGGTACTGTGCAGCCCATAAATCCGGTGAGGCAGGTTTTAAGTGCTCAAGTATGTCTGGCAGCAGCGTTCTGCTGGTGTAAAAACCTCCCACCCGCAAGCTCTTTTGTTCGAGACTATCAGATTCAATATCAGTGTAAAGCGCACAGGTGATTTAGACATTTGATGGTAAAATTGTATAGTCTCACACTTGTCACTTGTGCTGCTCCCGCTCTGCCTTTTAGTGTTTGCTTTTGTGGACATGATTAGATAAAGGTGAGGAACCTCTTATCAAAGAAATAGGAATCTCTTGTCACTACCTTGACTTTATTTTATGTGTCACACAGCCATTTTCTATTGCGATCAAGCTCGATTCGAATCGAAATTCTTGACTGTGATTGGCTCCCTTCTGCAACTTGTGCAAATGAGCCAGTTGCAACCAATAAATTTGATCTCAATCTGACTCGATCATGATCGAAAGTACCCTGGGTGAAGCCCATATTAGACTAGCCTTTCAGACCTATAGCGTACTTGAAATGATCATTTTAGTATTTCTGTGTTTAACGTTTGAATTTCATTTGGTGAAAAGCATTCGTTCTGAATGCTCAACTCTTCTGGCAAAGAAGTCCTTTGCACTTTTTATTCCCAAACATATGCTATATATGCATACAAATGCAACAACCTTGTGGCACCCTCTGTTAGTATGTTATATCAGTTTCTGTTGGTAATGCTACATGTCTATcacgaccatagagtttcctataataattactagagggaactctggcgctgcaatcatACAGCCACTAAGGGAATgacgggaagcacatggatttgtctgatcttcgtgcttgtggactcaGATGTTCTTGTGACTTTGTTTATTACACTTTATCTGCGTTCACTgtcctaaatttcagagcaaCCTTTACTTTTCTAAATGTAGGAGACTCTGTGAACACAAACAATCGCTACTAATCGAAGTGGTTCAGCCTGTCAAGGTGGCCAAATCGGAATGCACCAAGCGTATTAAtgcactggcttgcccgcgagaaattcataagggtgttctatgctgcttgtcgatgcatgagtacgtggcgtaatggtttcaatatcggggttcagtgctagaggtcctgtgtatGAATAATGTCTTTGGACAATTTAATTATTGCTGATTTAATTATTTCTTTACGCGGTACTTTGTTGAATACGATGAGTTTACAAGGTCACGAAGCAG comes from the Dermacentor variabilis isolate Ectoservices chromosome 2, ASM5094787v1, whole genome shotgun sequence genome and includes:
- the dock gene encoding SH2/SH3 adaptor protein dock isoform X1, whose product is MSNSKSGEQCMWTTTGMVVTAAVIDPSRDAGVVVPGKAGNEETYVVAKYDYVAQGSQELSLRKHERLVLLDDSKHWWKVQNAQRQAGFVPSNYVKREKPSLFDSIRRRVRKRSEAKLSPASSPVAADEPGGGGGGPAEACGTALVRYNYEAKQADEISLVKGGRVLVMEKSSDGWWKGEHCGRLGWFPSNYVQEEASSPDEAATPTDGPVVLETVVALYSFASQNEEELSFTKGEQLEVIEKPENDPDWWKARNQSGDTGLVPKNYVQVVVATPASASTTPKPSTPVPQPAIAPRPELHAKEWYFGSISRSQCDQVLNDHAVDGDFLIRDSETNVGDLSVSLKAPQRNKHFRVHVEDGVYCIGQRRFSNLDDLVEHYKRAPIYTSPKGDKMYLVRPFRKP
- the dock gene encoding SH2/SH3 adaptor protein dock isoform X2, with protein sequence MSNSKSGKAGNEETYVVAKYDYVAQGSQELSLRKHERLVLLDDSKHWWKVQNAQRQAGFVPSNYVKREKPSLFDSIRRRVRKRSEAKLSPASSPVAADEPGGGGGGPAEACGTALVRYNYEAKQADEISLVKGGRVLVMEKSSDGWWKGEHCGRLGWFPSNYVQEEASSPDEAATPTDGPVVLETVVALYSFASQNEEELSFTKGEQLEVIEKPENDPDWWKARNQSGDTGLVPKNYVQVVVATPASASTTPKPSTPVPQPAIAPRPELHAKEWYFGSISRSQCDQVLNDHAVDGDFLIRDSETNVGDLSVSLKAPQRNKHFRVHVEDGVYCIGQRRFSNLDDLVEHYKRAPIYTSPKGDKMYLVRPFRKP